From the Acetomicrobium thermoterrenum DSM 13490 genome, the window ATACCTTATCGGTACCAATATCCATATATCTATATACCTGCCTAGAATCGACGGAAATTATCTCGCCCGAGATAGCAGGCGCTAGCTTTAGGGAAATGGCCGTCTTCCCGATAGCGGTGGGACCTATGATGGCGACCAGCTTAATTCTGCCTCTGTTATGAAGGTGCATTTTTTTCTCCTGAAGTTTCATCGACTTGAAATGTCCTTCGTTAAATTACTATAATCCAAATAACTTTGAAGCAGCAACGTTGCAGCAATCATGTCCACTTTGTTCCTTTTTTTCTTGCCCGACATCCCGCTATCGCGCAAATAATTCTGCGCGATAGTTGTGGTAAATCGCTCATCCCACAAAATAAAGGTTATATCGGGAAATTTTTTCTTCAATTTATCGGTCAACTCACTGATAGCATCAGCTTCCCTGTCTTTTTTTCCGTTTGTGCGAATGGGAAGCCCTATAACCACCTTTTTCACATTATGTTTTCTTATAAGCAAGGTTAAATCTTCGAGCCAGCTGCCCTGGGCATTCAAAAAGCCAACCCCTTGGGCAAATATGCCAAGGGGGTCGCTGATTGCAATTCCTATACGCACGCTCCCTATATCTAAAGCCAAAATGTGCTCCAACCGACTTATACCCCCAATAATTCGGTTAAAATCCTAGGTACGGCATTTAGGGCATCTTCCAGTTTTTCGACTTCCTTTCCTCCGGCCTGGGCGACATTAGGTCTCCCTCCTCCTCCACCGCCAACTATTTTCGCAATCCTATCGATAAATTTACCGGCATGTATACCATCTCTTACAGCATCCTCGTCTGCCATGGCGACAAGAACTACCTTCCCTTCAAAAGAGCTGCCTAAAACCAGTAAGACCTTTTTGAGTCCCTTTTTGAGATGGTCTCCAACTTGGCGCAATATATCGGCATCCAAATCCTCGAATTTGCCTGTCAACACGGTAAAACCATTTACTATTTGGCGTTGAGATAGTATTTTATCACATTGCGATAAAGCAAGTTTCAAATTAGACCTTTGCAATTCTGATTTTAAATTTTTAATATCCTGAAATACATCGGTAAACTTTTCCTTTAAAGATCCTGCTTCGACGCCGGAAATTAAGGTCAAATCCTTTACAAGATCAAACAACTCTTGATAATGACTTACGGCTGCCATCCCTGCCAGGGCTGTAATTCGTCTCAAACCCGATCCTATGCTTTCTTCTTCGACTATTTTTATCAAGCCAATGTCGCCGGTAGCATTAACGTGCAATCCGCCGCAAAGTTCGGCACAATAACCTGGTATCTGAATGACGCGCACTCTATCCCCGTATTTTTCATCGAAAAATGCCTTTGCACCTATTTTCTTAGCTTCTTCCATCGATGTCTCGAAGATGTTCAACTTGATATTGGCCTGTATGACCTCATTAGCAATTTGTTCTATTTTTACTATGTCGTCGCGAGATATTGCATCAAAATGGGTAAAATCGAACCGTAAGTAATCAGGAGAAACGTAGGAGCCTGCTTGACGAATGTGGGGGCCTAAGACACGCGTTAAGGCTTCGTGAACAATATGGGTAGAGGTATGGTGGCGCCTAATGGCATTTCTTCGTGAAAGGTCAACCTTAGCTTTCGCTTCATCATCGGCTGAAACATATCCCGACTTAACCCTGACACGATGAGCTATAAGCACATCGTGATAGTAATATGTATCAAGCACCTCCAATTTACCTGTGGACGTTTCTATCCATCCTTTATCTCCCACCTGTCCGCCCTTTTCGGCATAAAAAGGGGTTTCAGCCAACAGGATTTCTACCTCTTCCCCTTCATGAGCTTCCTCTACCTCCCGAGAATCCTTTAATATGGCCAAAACTTTCGATTCAGCTTCATCGCTCTCATATCCTACGAATTTCGTCGGACCAAATTTAGCCAAAAGGGCAGAATGAACTTCTTTCTGCACCGTCGATGCAAGCTGTTTGCTCGCAGTTCTTGCCATTTCCCTCTGACGCTCCATGCATCTCTCAAATTCTTCTCTATCGACTTCAATGCCCTGCTCTTGACATATCTCTTCGGTCAATTCAAGGGGAAAACCATATGTGTCGTATAAAGTAAAAGCTGTTTCTCCCGATAGTACCGAGCTACCGGATCTTACTACCCTTGATATCTCCTCTTCAAGCAAAGCGCTCCCCTGATCTAAGGTCCTGCTAAACCTTTTCTCCTCCAGATTAATAACAGATTCTATGGTGGATCTATATTCCACTAATTCTTTATAGTGATCGGCCATGATCTCAAGCAATTCGGGCATCAGTTCAATCAAAAAAGGCCTATCGAGGCCGAGCACTCTTCCATAACGCGACGCCCTTCTGAGCAACCTTCTAAGGACATATCCTCTACCCTCATTAGAGGGAAGCACGCCATCGGCTATCATGAATGCCAATGCTCTTAAATGATCGGCAATTACCCGCATGGCCGTATCAAAGCGTTTATTTGCGGCATATTCAACTCCTGACAAGCGCGATACCTTTTCAATTAAAGGCAGGAACAGATCGGTCTCGAAATCAGATCTGGCCCCCTGAACAATAGATGCCAGACGCTCCAATCCCATTCCCGTGTCAATGTTTTTCTTTGGCAAAGGCGTAAGGTTGCCTTCTTCGTCTCTGTTATATTGCATAAACACCAAATTCCACACTTCAAGATACCTATCACAATCGCACCCTACAAAACATTCGGGCTTTCCGCAAGAAAACGCCGGGCCTTGGTCGTATATCAGCTCCGAGCAGGGGCCACAAGGACCTATCGGGCCGGCAGCCCAAAAATTGTCCTTCTCTCCCATGCGCACAATTTTACTCTCAGGGAGGCCAACAACTTTATTCCAAATTTCGAAGGCTTCGTCGTCGTCCAAATAAATCGTAGCATACATTCTCTCCGGATCGAGACCAATTACTTCCGTTAAAAATTCCCACGCCCATGGAATGGCTCGTTCCTTAAAGTAGTCCCCAAAGCTGAAATTTCCCAACATCTCGAAAAACGTATGATGCCTCGAGGTCCTTCCTACATTTTCTATGTCGTTGGTCCTCAAACATTTCTGTGATGTGGTGGCTCTCAGAACCTCAGGTTTCTTCAACCCCAAAAAATAGGGCTTAAAGGGAACCATGCCCGCTATGGTAAACAGCAAGGTTGGATCATCCGGAATAAGACTGAAACTTGGAAACCTTTTATGTTCTTTTTGCTCGAAATACGATAGAAATAGCTCTCGTAATTCCTTTCCGCTTCGCTTTATCACAATAAAATGAAGCCTCCTTCTTAACAAGCACAAGACTTGATCTTGAATTATAATTCATTGACTGCTAATTGTTCAACAAATTCTTTCTGGCCACTTTAGAATCATGGATGACCCTTTCGTAGTCTACAGTCGTGTATTCGCCATTCCTATACACCCATTTGCCGTTCACAACTGTTCCCCACACATCCCTAGATGTTCCCGCAAAAACAATAAAACCGGCAAGGTTTTTTAAATCCCAACCAACGTAATGGGGTTTGTCGAGATCGACTAAAATAAAATCTGCCTTCCAATCTTCCCTTATCAAACCCGCCTTCGAAAAGCCCAAAGCCTTATAGCCGTTAACAGTAGCAATTTGGATTGCCTCTTTTGACTTTACCAATGTAGGATCTTTGTGCAACCCCTTCTGGATAAGAGATGCCGTCCGCATCTCAAGCCAAGGATCCAATCTGTTGTTGCTGGCAGCACCGTCACTTCCTAATGCCACATTTACCCTTTTTTGGATCATCTGTGATAGGGGGGCAAATCCGCTTCCAAGTTTCATGTTGCTACTTGGATTATGGACAATGGTTATGTTATCCTTCGCAATCTCAGATAACCTGTCTGCGGGGAACCATACTCCATGAGCCAAAACTAAGGATGCGACATTGGCAAGTCCCGTCTCATATAAAAGGCCGATCGGATCCTGTTTTAATTCGTTTATAATATAATTTCTCTCCCACTCCGTCTCAAGCCAATGAGTATGTATCCCTGCATGTAATCCTCTGGCGATTTCCGCTATTCTTGCCAACTTCTTGGGCGAAACGGTATAAGGTGCGTGGGGACCGAGCTGAACGGTTATCATTTCATCTTTGCCATGCCAATTATCGTAAAGCTTAATACCCTCCTTAAGCTTCAACGAAAAGAGAGGATCTTTGCCGATTAAACCCTGGCAAAGTCCACATCTCACACCTATTTCCAGGGCCGCATTTGCAACTTCGTCCATGTGAAAATACATGTCGCCAAAGCAAGTAACTCCGGCACTTATCATTTCTATAATTCCCAGTTGGGTGCCTATTCGTATGTGATTGGACTTGAGCTTTCCCTCAACAGGCCATATGTGTTTTTCTAACCAATCTTTCAAGGGAGCTTCTTCGCCAAGGCCTCGCAACAGCGTCATAGCCACATGGGTATGGGCGTTCACGAACCCCGGCAATAGTGCCTTTTTACTTTCACACAAACATTCTTCTTTGGCCCTTATCTTAGTCCCGTGGCCTTTCGGCAATATCGATGAGATACGACCTTTGGACACTGCAACATCACATATTTCCGCCCTCTCGCGATCTCCATCCAGTACTACAGCATCCCTAAAAACTATGTCAGCTTCTAAGCAACTTGCGACATCTGGGCTGTAAGTCGTCATTCTTCCCACCTTCCAAGATATTGCTCTTGTTCGGGAGTCATCCCTTCCAGTCTAATACCTAAAGCTTCTAGCTTATAGGAAGCCACTGCCCTGTCTATCTCGGAAGGAACTGGGTAAAGTCCCGGTTCGAGATCGTTCTCATGAATATAAAGAACCGATAATAGCTGAAGTGCAAAGGATAGATCCATGATTTCGATGGGATGGCCATCTCCACCGGCAAGGTTTACCAGCCTTCCCTCGACCAACAGATGCAAAGATCTCCCATCATGGGTCGTGTATGTCGTTACGCCGGGGCGCGTTATTGACTTTTTAGCCGCTATTTCACCCAAATCTATACAGGATATCTCGACGTCGAAGTGACCTGCATTTGCCAAAATTGCTCCATTTTTCATGACGGCAAAATGCTCTTTTCTGATCACATTAATGTTTCCCGTGGTAGTTACGAATATGTCCCCTGTTCGGGCTGCAGTAGCCATGTCGGTTACGTTGAAACCATCCATATAAGCCTCTAAAGCTCTATGGGGATCCGATTCGACAATCGTCACTCGCGCTCCAAGCCCCGATGCCCTGGAGGCTACCCCCCTGCCGCACCATCCGTACCCGCATACGACGACTTCCTTTCCGGCAATCAACATATTGGTCAGCCTGCATATTGCATCCCATACAGATTGGCCTGTTCCGTATCGGTTATCAAAGAGATGTTTGCTCAACGCATCATTGACCGCTAGCATGGGAAAAGCCAGGATCCCCTCATTTGACATCGCCTTCAGCCTCTTAATTCCCGTAGTTGTCTCCTCGCAACCGCCCTTTATATAAGGCAGGAGATCGGATCGCTCCTTGTGAATAAGCGTCACCAAATCTCCTCCATCATCTATTAGTATTTGTGGAGACCAGGCAAGCAGGGCATGCAGGTTACCATAATATTCGTCCCTTGTCATTCCGTGCCAGCTGTAAACCCTTATGCCGTTGGCGACCAGCGCTGCGCAAATATCGTCCTGTGTTGACAGGGGATTGCTCCCGGCAGCCATGACTTCGGCACCTAAAGCCTTAAGAGCCCTCAGAAGACACGCGGTCTTCGCCTCAAGATGCAGGCAGGCAGCAACCTTGACACCGTTTAAGTGGCGTTCTGGTTTAAATTTCTCTTGAAGAAGCTTTAAAACAGGCATAAAATTCCACGCCCATGCAATCTTTATTTTGCCTTGGTCTGCCAAAGCTGGATTTGCTATTCGGTATTCCTCCATAATATTTATCCGCCTCCCAGATTTGTTATTTCGTTGCAGATTCTAACGTCCCTTTCTTCATTTTCCAATCGACTCTTCGGCCTTCTTTATATCTTCCAAACACAAAGATTTGGAAGCCGCTTCAAGTATCGATCTTTCATAAGGTTTCTCTAGTATACCAACTTCTGTTACTATGCCAGAAATCATGTCGTTTGGAGTAATGTCGAAGGCAGGATTCCATACGGAAATATCATCGAGGAAGATTTTTGCACCGCCAAAGGAACGCACCTCTTCGGGTTTTCTTTCTTCTATCGGTATGGCTTCCCCATCGACCAAGTCCATATCTATGGTGCTCCTTGGAGCTGCCACATAAAAAGGAATTCCGTGATGACGACATAAAAGGGCCAGATTATAGGTACCTATCTTATTTGCCGTATCGCCATTTGATGCTATTCTGTCAGCACCCACTATTACAAGATCCACTCCACCCTTCTTCATCAAAAAGGCTGCCATGTTGTCGCATATCACAGTTACATCCAGACCTTCCGTCCATAGCTCCCAAGCCGACAACCTGGCTCCTTGGAGCAAAGGCCTTGTTTCGTCACAGTAAACCCTTACATCTTTTCCTATAGCCTTGCCCATTTTTATGATTCCAAGAGCTGTGCCCACAGCGCCAGTGGCAAGGGATCCTGCATTACAATGCGTTAGAACATTACATCGTTCAGGCAAAAGGTTTTGACCGTAAAAGGCGATTAAGTTCTCTATCTGTATTTCTTCTTGATGAATTTTGTTAGCTGTTTCAAGCAAATGATCTTTTAGCTTTGCTTCGACCGATTCGCTGCTCGAGCATTTGCAATCTGTCGCCTTTAAAAAACTTGCCGTTGCCTCCTCCATTTTCTTAAGAGCCCAAAACAGATTCACTGCAGTGGGTCTGGTCTTGGAAAGGCGCTCAATAGCACTTTGAACCCCACAAATTCCCCCTTCGGCAGCCAGAACCACTCCATAACCTGCTGCTATCCCTATTGCCGGTGCCCCTCTAACTATCATGTCTTCAATGGCTTCGGCAACATCTATGTAGTTTACGCATTTAACGTAAGATATTTCAAACGGTATTTTTCTTTGATCCAATAGATATAATGAGCCGTTCTCCCACTTTATTGGCTCGGGCGTTGACAATTGAAGTCACTCCTTGTTTTTAAATTGTTATTCTTCTTTAAAATAGATGGATATTATCTCAGCATTGGCCCTTCCGTCTATCATGCAGAGGGAAACTTCATCTCCAATTGCAACCTGAGATAGAGAGACAACTGTTTCGCCATCTTTGGAAAGGCAAGTTATCCACCCTCTAGAAAGACATTTTAAAGGTGACAAAGCGTCCAAAGAAGCCGCTGCGTGAGTCAGTCGCTCTTTCAAAGAGGATATAATCTTGTTCAAGTTCATTGAAAGATTTTGGGTAAGCCGCGCTATCTCAATACCGGCGGGATGAAGATAGAGGTTTTTAAGTATGTTTTGTAATCTAGCCAACTGTCTTTCGCACAAATTAGATTCCTGTTGGCATTTATGTAAAACAAGAGAGAACAGCCTGGCCTTCATGTGCCTTATTTGTTTATAAAGCTCTATGCGATCGGGAAAGACGTTTTCTGCGGCCGCCGAAGGCGTAGGAGCACGCATATCGGCAGCTAAATCGGACAACGTCCAGTCGATTTCATGACCTACCCCTGTGACGACCGGAAAAGGGCAGGCCCTAATGCTTCGCACTACTCTCTCGTCATCGAAGGGAGTCAGATCGTCCCGGCTTCCTCCTCCTCTGACCAAAAGCAGGATATCCAGCTCTTTCGTTGCAGCCAATTGCATTGCCCTAACTATATCCTGTGGGGCTTCTATTCCCTGTACCAACGTAGGAAACACGTATATTCGACATTGAGGAAAACGTTTTTTTGCGACCTTAATGACATCCTTTACAGCAGCACCAGTTTGCGAGGTCACAACTCCAACCTTGTTCGGATAAGGAGGCAACTTTCTTTTGACTCGAGGATCAAACAAGCCTTCCTTCTCCAGCCTTTTTTTCAATTCTTCCTTTGCCCTTGTTTGAGCTCCCTTTCCCAGAGGAAGGATATTTCGAGCATATAACTGATATGCACCTTGAGGTGGATAAAGACCAATGTACCCCTGCACTATCACCTCATCGCCTGCCTGAGGCCAAAGGGGAATATAGTTAGCATTGCTTTTAAACATCACGCAAGATAATCTGGATTGTTTGCTCCCGATCGAAAAATATACGTGGCCGCTATTATGTCTTTTGATTTCGATTATTTCTCCTTTAACGGCAACGTTCCGGAGAATCGGATCCTTTTCGATCAGATCCTTTATATAAAATGTTAGTTCATCTACAGTTATTACATTAGATGTCTTTGGCAAATTGTTAAGCAGAGGCATTTCCCTCGACATCTTTGCCATCTCCTTCGACTTCGGCAATGGATCTAACAATCTTGCCCAATACGCCGTTAACAAAACGTCCCGAATCCTCAGTCCCAAAGCGTTTAGCCAATTCTATAGCTTCCGAAATGGCTACGGGTATGGGAACGACCTTGCTATAGACGCCCTCGAACAATGCCAATCTTATAGCCTCAAGATCGACGGTAACCATTCGTTCAGGTCGCCATCCAATTATATGCATCCTTATTAAATTATCAATTTCAACCCTCTTTTCCCATATCTCCTTGACAAGCCAAATTGCATAATTCACGACCTCTTCCGATTCTCCATCGAAAGGAAAAAGTGCCATGGCTTCGTCGGGCGTTTGGTCATTTCTAAAATCTAGTGCATACAACAATTGTAAAGCTATTTCTCTCGCTCTTCGACGTTGCTGTTGAAGCAAAGACAAGCTATCTTGCCTCCCGTCTTAGTGTCTTCTGTCCATAATAGATGAAAAAAGATCGCTTAATTTACCGCTTATTACTAAACCGGCAATTCCCCATCCTATGAAACCGAATAAAATACAAAGGCCCAGGCCTTTTAAACCAAGTTGCGATATACCTGCTATGATTGCAACCACAGATCCCCAAAAAATTGGATATTTTCTGAGCCTATTCATCAATGCAGGGGCATCGAAGCTTTCTTCTTTAGACGTCCATGAAATCTTTACTTTCAAGCCCAGAGGGGCAAAAAGGTTAACAAGTTTATCCTGCAGCTCCTTCTTAACTGCGAGATCTCCGGAATGCGGAGAGACTACGATGACGTTAGCAACATTGTCATCTCCTTGCAACGTAGCCTCTCTTGCTTTATATTCCGGCGGCATTACAGTATTTGCCAAGGAAGTAATGGCCTCTTTCGATAGCCAGAGTTCCCCTAATTTGCCCCTACGCCACAGATATTCCATATCTTATATGGCTCCTTTTAAATATTTAATTTAATCTGCAAATCCAAGTACCCTGTATCGAAGTTGTTGCTATTGTATACTATCCCCATATTGATCCAGTTGCTTATTTTCCGCAAAATGGATTCCCTGCACATGGACATTCACTGCTTTAACGATATAACCAGTATAATTTTCGATCTGGTTTTTTATGGCCTCTTGCACGTCCCAAGCTATATCAGGGATTCTTAATCCATACTTGACCGATATATACGTATCAACCACTACCTCGTTTGGAGTGCCTTCTTCGATGGTTATCTTAACTCCGCTAGTTGGCCTTCGCCCCAAGCGCAGATTAGCCACCAATCCAGAACTGGCGGGCAAAACGCCGGAGACGCTTTTTAGAGCCTCAATAGCCATTTGTGATATTACCTCTTCCGCAATAACTACTTCGCCCTGGGGTTGCGCTTCCTCCAAAACTGGCTCTTCCTGAGCCGTTTCTTCTTCAATTTCATACTCATTGACATTCTGAATTTCGTCATCGTATGAGTCTTTATCGGTGCCTTCCTGCAATTCGCTTAAATATTTCTCTCTTTCTTCGTCCATAACTATATCCCTCCTTATTTATTTAACCCATCAGGGTCGATCGAAAGGCCGCAATTGGGACATATTAGGAATTCGTTTTCATCAAGAAGCATTGGATTAAACATGAACACCTGCTCACATCCGGGACAGCTCATCGATTCATAATAATCAGGCTCCACGTCTTCCGCATCTGCATCTTCTTCAAAGTATTCATATAAGGCATCAACTGCTTCCTCTAAATTATTCAAATCCATATCGAACTCGGAACAAAGGGATGTAAGTTTTTCGATCTTTTCATCTTGATTTTTAATTTTTACGTGTAAAGATTCTATTTCATTCAAAAGAGCATCGAGCAGATCTATCCAAGCTTTTTTTACGTCTTTACATGTCTCCGGCACGGAGATTTCCGATAACAACATTTGCATTCTTCGAGCCTTTTCTTCTAAATTCAAGGCTATACCCCCTTGCTCTTATCGCGTTCCAAATATTCGCCTGTACGGGTATCTATAAGCACGACATCTCCAACCTCGACAAACATTGGAACAGTAACAGTCAGACCAGTCTCCAGAGTCGCCGGCTTTCCTCCCCCTGAAACGGTATCGCCCTTATAACCTGGAGGAGTATCGACAACTTTCAAGGCGACAGTATTCGGAAGATCCACTCCAACTACATTGCCTTCATAAAGCCTCAATGTAACCTCTAAATTATCGCTCAAATACATCGCCTTGTCACCAAGCAGTGTGGAAGGAATATATATCTGATCGTAATTTTCCAAATCCATGAAGACGTAGTTATCTCCTTCTTTATATATGTATTGGGCCTCCCTTTCGTCAAAGACAACCCTCTCAAACCTTTCTCCAGCTCTAAAAGAGGTTTCGATTATCGTTCCGGAATATATGTTTTTAAGCTTCGTCCTGACGATTGCCCCTCCTCGGCCCATTTTATGATGCTGATAGTCTACAATTTCCCAAATGCTGTCTTCCCACTTTATCATCATTCCCTGTCTAAAGCTATTGGTGTCTACAATTTGTGCCATACGCTATCCTCCTAATGTTCGGTTTAGAGTTTTATTAATTTTATCTTATATGTGTTTTACGCATTGTCAAGATATAATAATCTATAACAACTCTCTGATGATTGCACTTACCTTCTCTATGCTAAAATCATCCCTATCTATTTGCTCAACCACCTTTCCTTTTTTAAATATCACAATTCCGTTAGGAGTTCCTGCTATTCCCACGTCGGCCTCCTTGGCTTCCCGCGGTCCGTTTACCTCGCATCCCATAACGGCAACGATCAAACCATCCGGAAGCCCCTTTAATAAGGGGCTTATGTCTTCCACAATTTTAGCTACATCTAAATGCTTTCTTCCGCACGTAGGACACGAAATGATCTCTACTCCCTTTTTTCTCAATCCCAGGGACCTAAGCAAGGCGTAACCGGCCTTTGCTTCTTCTACGGCCGGAGCGGACAAACTTATCCTCATCGTGTCCCCAAGGCCTTGCGTCAGAAGCAATGCCATACCTGCAGCCGATTTGACCAACCCATCGGGCATTACTCCAGCTTCCGTGATCCCGATATGAAGGGGGTATTTGGGAAAATGCTTGGAAAGCAATAAATTTGCGTTGACCGTTTCGGTTATGGATGTGGATTTACAAGAAAGAATGATATCTTCAAATCCCATGTCCTCAAGCATTTGAAGCTGCTCCTTAACGGCCAAAAAAAGAGCTTTAGCCTTATTTCCGTAAGACTGTCTCATTTGGACATTGCTTAACGAACCGCTGTTCGATCCTATCCTTATAACGGCTTTTCTCTCCCTTGCCAAGTTGACTATATCAACGAGGCCCTCCTTCGGCATATTTCCAGGGTTAATCCTAATAGCCATACAACCGGTCTCAAGCGCTGCAAGAGCTAGCTTGAAATCGAAATGAATATCAGCCATTATCGGCACTTTCGAGAATTGCAAAATATCCCTAAGGTATGGAAGGCAATTAATATTAGGGAAAGCCACGCGAAGAAGTTCACACCCCTCTTCAGCCAGCGAATCTATCTCCTTTCTACATGCTTCTACATCGGTAATCGGAGTTTTGAGCATACTCTCCACTCGGACGGGAAAACCGCTCCCTATGATTAGGTTTCCTATAGCAACCCTCTTCCGTAGTGTTGACATTTGGATCACCTGCTAAATATCCTAGTTATGTCTTGCCATGTAATTAATGCTATTAAGGCGAGAAGCACCATCATTCCTATAAAGTGTACTTTTTGTTCGATGTATTCGGGAACTTTCTTACGAAAGATCATTTCGATGGTGACGAAAAGCAACCTACCACCATCAAGAGCCGGAAAGGGAATTAGGTTGAATAAACCCAAGTTTAAGTTGATTATTCCCAGGAAAAATAAAAATGTCCATACTCCGCTTTTTGCTGCCTCGCCCGCCATTTCCGCTATCCCAACTGGCCCGGTAACATCTATCTTCTGCCCGCCAAATACCCAATTTACAAGGGCGCTGAAAATGTTTTTCGTCATCTCCCATAAATATTTTAGCGAGTATTGAATGGCGGAGAGCCCTTCGTATTTTATCTGCCCAGGTTTTATCCCCAATATATAAGCTCCGGTGACAGGATCGGGTTTTAGCAATACATTCCGAAAGACGAGCCGTCCCACTTCCGGGCGCTCCACTTCGATCGTTACCGGATTGTCTGCGTTGCTCTTTAAAGTTGTGGCCATTTCCAACCAAGTTGTAACTTTTTTGTCGTTTATAGACGTTATCGTATCTCCCGGTAGAAG encodes:
- the ruvX gene encoding Holliday junction resolvase RuvX — protein: MEHILALDIGSVRIGIAISDPLGIFAQGVGFLNAQGSWLEDLTLLIRKHNVKKVVIGLPIRTNGKKDREADAISELTDKLKKKFPDITFILWDERFTTTIAQNYLRDSGMSGKKKRNKVDMIAATLLLQSYLDYSNLTKDISSR
- the alaS gene encoding alanine--tRNA ligase; this encodes MIKRSGKELRELFLSYFEQKEHKRFPSFSLIPDDPTLLFTIAGMVPFKPYFLGLKKPEVLRATTSQKCLRTNDIENVGRTSRHHTFFEMLGNFSFGDYFKERAIPWAWEFLTEVIGLDPERMYATIYLDDDEAFEIWNKVVGLPESKIVRMGEKDNFWAAGPIGPCGPCSELIYDQGPAFSCGKPECFVGCDCDRYLEVWNLVFMQYNRDEEGNLTPLPKKNIDTGMGLERLASIVQGARSDFETDLFLPLIEKVSRLSGVEYAANKRFDTAMRVIADHLRALAFMIADGVLPSNEGRGYVLRRLLRRASRYGRVLGLDRPFLIELMPELLEIMADHYKELVEYRSTIESVINLEEKRFSRTLDQGSALLEEEISRVVRSGSSVLSGETAFTLYDTYGFPLELTEEICQEQGIEVDREEFERCMERQREMARTASKQLASTVQKEVHSALLAKFGPTKFVGYESDEAESKVLAILKDSREVEEAHEGEEVEILLAETPFYAEKGGQVGDKGWIETSTGKLEVLDTYYYHDVLIAHRVRVKSGYVSADDEAKAKVDLSRRNAIRRHHTSTHIVHEALTRVLGPHIRQAGSYVSPDYLRFDFTHFDAISRDDIVKIEQIANEVIQANIKLNIFETSMEEAKKIGAKAFFDEKYGDRVRVIQIPGYCAELCGGLHVNATGDIGLIKIVEEESIGSGLRRITALAGMAAVSHYQELFDLVKDLTLISGVEAGSLKEKFTDVFQDIKNLKSELQRSNLKLALSQCDKILSQRQIVNGFTVLTGKFEDLDADILRQVGDHLKKGLKKVLLVLGSSFEGKVVLVAMADEDAVRDGIHAGKFIDRIAKIVGGGGGGRPNVAQAGGKEVEKLEDALNAVPRILTELLGV
- a CDS encoding amidohydrolase codes for the protein MTTYSPDVASCLEADIVFRDAVVLDGDRERAEICDVAVSKGRISSILPKGHGTKIRAKEECLCESKKALLPGFVNAHTHVAMTLLRGLGEEAPLKDWLEKHIWPVEGKLKSNHIRIGTQLGIIEMISAGVTCFGDMYFHMDEVANAALEIGVRCGLCQGLIGKDPLFSLKLKEGIKLYDNWHGKDEMITVQLGPHAPYTVSPKKLARIAEIARGLHAGIHTHWLETEWERNYIINELKQDPIGLLYETGLANVASLVLAHGVWFPADRLSEIAKDNITIVHNPSSNMKLGSGFAPLSQMIQKRVNVALGSDGAASNNRLDPWLEMRTASLIQKGLHKDPTLVKSKEAIQIATVNGYKALGFSKAGLIREDWKADFILVDLDKPHYVGWDLKNLAGFIVFAGTSRDVWGTVVNGKWVYRNGEYTTVDYERVIHDSKVARKNLLNN
- a CDS encoding adenosylhomocysteinase, whose protein sequence is MEEYRIANPALADQGKIKIAWAWNFMPVLKLLQEKFKPERHLNGVKVAACLHLEAKTACLLRALKALGAEVMAAGSNPLSTQDDICAALVANGIRVYSWHGMTRDEYYGNLHALLAWSPQILIDDGGDLVTLIHKERSDLLPYIKGGCEETTTGIKRLKAMSNEGILAFPMLAVNDALSKHLFDNRYGTGQSVWDAICRLTNMLIAGKEVVVCGYGWCGRGVASRASGLGARVTIVESDPHRALEAYMDGFNVTDMATAARTGDIFVTTTGNINVIRKEHFAVMKNGAILANAGHFDVEISCIDLGEIAAKKSITRPGVTTYTTHDGRSLHLLVEGRLVNLAGGDGHPIEIMDLSFALQLLSVLYIHENDLEPGLYPVPSEIDRAVASYKLEALGIRLEGMTPEQEQYLGRWEE
- the mtnA gene encoding S-methyl-5-thioribose-1-phosphate isomerase, translated to MSTPEPIKWENGSLYLLDQRKIPFEISYVKCVNYIDVAEAIEDMIVRGAPAIGIAAGYGVVLAAEGGICGVQSAIERLSKTRPTAVNLFWALKKMEEATASFLKATDCKCSSSESVEAKLKDHLLETANKIHQEEIQIENLIAFYGQNLLPERCNVLTHCNAGSLATGAVGTALGIIKMGKAIGKDVRVYCDETRPLLQGARLSAWELWTEGLDVTVICDNMAAFLMKKGGVDLVIVGADRIASNGDTANKIGTYNLALLCRHHGIPFYVAAPRSTIDMDLVDGEAIPIEERKPEEVRSFGGAKIFLDDISVWNPAFDITPNDMISGIVTEVGILEKPYERSILEAASKSLCLEDIKKAEESIGK
- the xseA gene encoding exodeoxyribonuclease VII large subunit, producing MSREMPLLNNLPKTSNVITVDELTFYIKDLIEKDPILRNVAVKGEIIEIKRHNSGHVYFSIGSKQSRLSCVMFKSNANYIPLWPQAGDEVIVQGYIGLYPPQGAYQLYARNILPLGKGAQTRAKEELKKRLEKEGLFDPRVKRKLPPYPNKVGVVTSQTGAAVKDVIKVAKKRFPQCRIYVFPTLVQGIEAPQDIVRAMQLAATKELDILLLVRGGGSRDDLTPFDDERVVRSIRACPFPVVTGVGHEIDWTLSDLAADMRAPTPSAAAENVFPDRIELYKQIRHMKARLFSLVLHKCQQESNLCERQLARLQNILKNLYLHPAGIEIARLTQNLSMNLNKIISSLKERLTHAAASLDALSPLKCLSRGWITCLSKDGETVVSLSQVAIGDEVSLCMIDGRANAEIISIYFKEE
- the nusB gene encoding transcription antitermination factor NusB, whose product is MSLLQQQRRRAREIALQLLYALDFRNDQTPDEAMALFPFDGESEEVVNYAIWLVKEIWEKRVEIDNLIRMHIIGWRPERMVTVDLEAIRLALFEGVYSKVVPIPVAISEAIELAKRFGTEDSGRFVNGVLGKIVRSIAEVEGDGKDVEGNASA